The following coding sequences lie in one Aquabacterium olei genomic window:
- the rplV gene encoding 50S ribosomal protein L22, translated as METKAIVRGVRLSVDKGRLVADLIRGKKVDQALNILEFTQKKAAGIIKKALESAIANAEHNDGADIDELKVKTIYVEQGATLKRFTARAKGRGNRISKPTCHIYVTVGN; from the coding sequence ATGGAAACGAAAGCAATCGTTCGCGGCGTTCGTCTGTCGGTCGACAAGGGTCGACTGGTGGCCGATCTCATCCGTGGCAAGAAGGTCGATCAGGCCCTCAACATCCTTGAGTTCACTCAGAAGAAGGCTGCCGGCATCATCAAGAAGGCACTGGAATCTGCGATCGCCAACGCCGAGCACAACGACGGCGCTGACATCGACGAACTGAAGGTCAAGACCATTTATGTGGAGCAAGGCGCCACGCTGAAGCGTTTCACCGCCCGTGCAAAGGGCCGTGGCAACCGCATCAGCAAGCCGACCTGCCACATTTATGTGACCGTGGGCAACTGA
- the rpsS gene encoding 30S ribosomal protein S19: MARSLKKGPFVDHHLLAKVEKAVSIKDKKPVKTWSRRSTILPEFIGLTIAVHNGKQHVPVYIQDQMVGHKLGEFALTRTFKGHPGDKKAKK, from the coding sequence ATGGCTCGTTCTCTGAAAAAGGGTCCCTTCGTGGATCACCATCTGCTGGCCAAGGTTGAGAAGGCTGTGTCCATCAAGGACAAGAAGCCCGTCAAGACCTGGTCGCGTCGCTCGACCATCCTGCCTGAGTTCATCGGCCTGACCATTGCTGTGCACAACGGCAAGCAGCACGTGCCTGTGTACATCCAGGACCAGATGGTCGGCCACAAGCTCGGCGAGTTCGCCCTGACCCGTACGTTCAAGGGTCACCCTGGCGACAAGAAAGCCAAGAAATAA